From a single Candoia aspera isolate rCanAsp1 chromosome 10, rCanAsp1.hap2, whole genome shotgun sequence genomic region:
- the NUMBL gene encoding numb-like protein, with translation MNKLRQSLRRKKPAYVPEASRPHQWQADEEAVRKGRCSFPVRYLGYVEVEESRGMHVCEEAVKKLKASGRKSVKSVLWVSADGLRLVDDKTKDLIVDQTIEKVSFCAPDRNCDKAFSYICRDGTTRRWVCHCFLALKDSGERLSHAVGCAFAACLERKQKREKECGVTASFDASRTSFVREGSFRLPGPPASASRPSGARPPQDRKKVSKQRPPPSAPIPTPAQPGSASPPQGATSPEEKAEAGGAHAIPRRHAPLEQLVRQGSFRGFPTLSQKNSPFKRQLSLRLNELPSTLQRKGHSESTVLEVDSAPGRDLDGISALCTQIDASLNQPAGQPPTAIMPTEGGSTGPPSSWNDPPASPLVQPGHKRTPSEAERWLEEVAKAAKAQQQQQVPPAASAPLPSFPLSYEPAPLPAGIFASPHMPPTFVPMGTAYVSAVPFPALTSVPVVGITPSQMVANAFCSATQAPLTNLGVKASPFPQALPAPPRLKANGTAWPPERSQPGVSDPHPEPADPFEAQWAALESKAPAAAPNPFSGDRQKTFEIEL, from the exons ATGAACAAACTGCGGCAGAGCCTCCGGCGCAAGAAACCAGCCTACGTCCCGGAGGCAAGCCGGCCCCACCAGTGGCAAGCCGATGAGGAGGCGGTGCGCAAGGGGCGCTGCAGTTTCCCAGTGCGG TACCTGGGATACGTGGAAGTGGAGGAGTCCCGAGGGATGCACGTGTGCGAAGAAGCGGTGAAGAAGTTGAAAGCG AGCGGCCGCAAATCTGTGAAGTCCGTGCTTTGGGTCTCAGCGGATGGGCTGCGCCTGGTGGACGACAAGACCAAG GACCTGATCGTGGACCAGACCATCGAGAAGGTTTCCTTCTGCGCCCCGGATCGCAACTGTGATAAGGCCTTTTCCTACATCTGCCGGGACGGCACCACCCGCCGCTGGGTCTGCCACTGCTTCCTGGCCCTGAAGGACTCG GGGGAACGCCTGAGCCACGCTGTGGGCTGCGCCTTTGCCGCCTGCCTGGAGCGCAAGCAGAAGCGTGAGAAGGAATGTGGGGTGACGGCCTCCTTCGATGCCAGCCGCACCAGCTTTGTCCGGGAGGGCTCCTTCCGATTGCCCGGCCCCCCGGCCTCTGCCTCCCGCCCCTCAGGAGCACGGCCCCCCCAGGACAGGAAAAAAG TCTCT AAGCAGCGGCCGCCCCCCTCGGCCCCTATCCCGACCCCTGCCCAGCCCGGCAGCGCCTCTCCCCCTCAGGGGGCCACATCCCCGGAGGAGAAGGCTGAGGCAGGGGGGGCACATGCCATCCCTCGCCGCCATGCCCCCCTGGAGCAGCTGGTGCGGCAGGGCTCCTTCCGAGGGTTCCCCACCCTGAGCCAGAAAAACTCTCCCTTCAAGAGGCAGCTCTCCCTCCGCCTGAATGAGCTGCCCTCCACCCTGCAGCGCAAGGGGCACTCGGAGAGCACAG TCTTAGAAGTGGACTCAGCTCCTGGCAGGGACTTGGATGGCATCTCTGCTCTCTGCACTCAGATCGACGCCTCGCTTAACCAACCGGCTGGACAGCCCCCCACGGCCATCATGCCCACGGAAGGGGGCAGCACAG GACCCCCTTCCTCATGGAATGACCCACCTGCCAGCCCCCTGGTCCAGCCGGGGCACAAGCGGACACCGTCAGAGGCGGAGCGCTGGCTGGAAGAGGTCGCCAAGGCTGCCAaggcgcagcagcagcagcaggtgccCCCAGCTGCCTCTGCCCCTCTGCCCAGCTTTCCTCTGAGCTATGAGCCAGCCCCCCTCCCTGCAGGCATCTTTGCATCTCCCCACATGCCACCCACCTTTGTGCCCATGGGCACTGCCTACGTGTCAGCTGTGCCCTTCCCTGCCCTCACCAGTGTGCCCGTGGTGGGCATCACACCTTCCCAAATGGTGGCCAATGCCTTCTGCTCTGCCACACAGGCTCCCCTCACAAATTTGGGGGTCAAGGCCAGCCCCTTCCCTCAGGCCCTCCCAGCCCCCCCCCGGCTCAAAGCTAATGGGACGGCCTGGCCCCCGGAGCGCAGCCAGCCGGGCGTGTCTGACCCCCACCCCGAGCCCGCCGACCCCTTTGAAGCCCAGTGGGCTGCTCTGGAGTCCAAGGCTCCCGCTGCTGCACCCAACCCTTTTTCTGGCGACCGGCAGAAAAcctttgaaatagaattgtga
- the DPF1 gene encoding zinc finger protein neuro-d4 isoform X2: MATAVHKSIKCLGEDFYREAIEHCRSYNARLCAERSMRLPFLDSQTGVAQNNCYIWMEKTHRGPGLAPGQIYTYPARCWRKRRRLNILEDPRLRPCEFKIDCEPPLKKEGSLPEGPVLEALLCAETGDKKPELKEEELVLDCPKAPLGEFLHDLDPEDLEEDVPRRKNKAKSKAYGIGGLRKRQDAALLEDRDKPYVCDICGKRYKNRPGLSYHYTHTHLAEEEGEEGPERHTLPFHRKNNHKPKKAPDGTVIPNGYCDFCLGGSKKTGCPEDLISCADCGRSGHPSCLQFTVNMTAAVRTYRWQCIECKSCSLCGTSENDDQLLFCDDCDRGYHMYCLSPPMAEPPEGSWSCHLCLRHLREKASAYITLT, translated from the exons ATGGCCACAGCTGTGCACAAGTCTATCAAATG CCTGGGAGAGGATTTCTACCGAGAAGCCATTGAACACTGCCGTAGTTACAACGCCCGCCTGTGCGCCGAACGCAGCATGCGACTGCCGTTCCTAGACTCGCAGACAGGGGTCGCTCAGAACAACTGCTACATTTGGATGGAGAAGACCCACCGGGGCCCAG GCCTGGCCCCTGGTCAGATCTACACCTACCCAGCCCGCTGCTGGCGGAAGAGGCGGCGGCTGAACATCCTGGAGGATCCACGGCTGCGACCCTGTGAGTTCAAGATTG ATTGTGAGCCCCCCCTGAAGAAGGAGGGCTCCCTCCCTGAAGGTCCAGTCCTGGAGGCCCTGCTCTGTGCGGAGACCGGAGACAAGAAACCAGAGCTGAAGGAGGAAGAGCTGGTTTTAGACTGCCCG AAAGCTCCTCTTGGGGAATTCCTGCACGATTTGGACCCTGAGGACTTGGAGGAGGATGTACCCCGGCGAAAGAACAAGGCCAAGAGCAAG GCCTACGGGATTGGAGGGCTGCGGAAGAGGCAGGATGCCGCCTTGCTGGAGGACCGAGACAAACCTTATGTTTGCGACA TCTGTGGGAAACGCTACAAGAATCGCCCTGGACTAAGCTACCactacacgcacacacacttggCGGAGGAGGAAGGCGAGGAGGGGCCAGAGCGGCACACTCTGCCCTTCCATCGCAAGAACAACCACAAAC CTAAGAAAGCTCCGGATGGCACAGTCATACCAAACGGTTATTGTGATTTCTGTCTAGGCGGCTCCAAGAAGACCGGCTGCCCAGAGGACTTAATCTCCTGTGCCGATTGTGGAAGGTCAG GGCACCCATCCTGCCTGCAGTtcacagtgaacatgacagccgcCGTGCGGACATACCGCTGGCAGTGCATCGAGTGCAAAAGCTGCAGCCTCTGCGGCACCTCTGAAAATGAC GACCAGCTGCTCTTCTGTGATGATTGTGACCGCGGCTACCACATGTACTGCCTGAGCCCCCCGATGGCCGAGCCCCCTGAAG GTAGCTGGAGCTGCCACCTGTGCCTGCGGCACCTGAGAGAAAAGGCCTCTGCTTACATCACCCTGACCTAG
- the DPF1 gene encoding zinc finger protein neuro-d4 isoform X1, translating to MATAVHKSIKCLGEDFYREAIEHCRSYNARLCAERSMRLPFLDSQTGVAQNNCYIWMEKTHRGPGLAPGQIYTYPARCWRKRRRLNILEDPRLRPCEFKIDCEPPLKKEGSLPEGPVLEALLCAETGDKKPELKEEELVLDCPKAPLGEFLHDLDPEDLEEDVPRRKNKAKSKAYGIGGLRKRQDAALLEDRDKPYVCDICGKRYKNRPGLSYHYTHTHLAEEEGEEGPERHTLPFHRKNNHKQFYKELNWVPENQRRHTAKKAPDGTVIPNGYCDFCLGGSKKTGCPEDLISCADCGRSGHPSCLQFTVNMTAAVRTYRWQCIECKSCSLCGTSENDDQLLFCDDCDRGYHMYCLSPPMAEPPEGSWSCHLCLRHLREKASAYITLT from the exons ATGGCCACAGCTGTGCACAAGTCTATCAAATG CCTGGGAGAGGATTTCTACCGAGAAGCCATTGAACACTGCCGTAGTTACAACGCCCGCCTGTGCGCCGAACGCAGCATGCGACTGCCGTTCCTAGACTCGCAGACAGGGGTCGCTCAGAACAACTGCTACATTTGGATGGAGAAGACCCACCGGGGCCCAG GCCTGGCCCCTGGTCAGATCTACACCTACCCAGCCCGCTGCTGGCGGAAGAGGCGGCGGCTGAACATCCTGGAGGATCCACGGCTGCGACCCTGTGAGTTCAAGATTG ATTGTGAGCCCCCCCTGAAGAAGGAGGGCTCCCTCCCTGAAGGTCCAGTCCTGGAGGCCCTGCTCTGTGCGGAGACCGGAGACAAGAAACCAGAGCTGAAGGAGGAAGAGCTGGTTTTAGACTGCCCG AAAGCTCCTCTTGGGGAATTCCTGCACGATTTGGACCCTGAGGACTTGGAGGAGGATGTACCCCGGCGAAAGAACAAGGCCAAGAGCAAG GCCTACGGGATTGGAGGGCTGCGGAAGAGGCAGGATGCCGCCTTGCTGGAGGACCGAGACAAACCTTATGTTTGCGACA TCTGTGGGAAACGCTACAAGAATCGCCCTGGACTAAGCTACCactacacgcacacacacttggCGGAGGAGGAAGGCGAGGAGGGGCCAGAGCGGCACACTCTGCCCTTCCATCGCAAGAACAACCACAAAC AGTTTTACAAAGAGCTGAACTGGGTCCCAGAGAACCAGCGCAGGCACACAG CTAAGAAAGCTCCGGATGGCACAGTCATACCAAACGGTTATTGTGATTTCTGTCTAGGCGGCTCCAAGAAGACCGGCTGCCCAGAGGACTTAATCTCCTGTGCCGATTGTGGAAGGTCAG GGCACCCATCCTGCCTGCAGTtcacagtgaacatgacagccgcCGTGCGGACATACCGCTGGCAGTGCATCGAGTGCAAAAGCTGCAGCCTCTGCGGCACCTCTGAAAATGAC GACCAGCTGCTCTTCTGTGATGATTGTGACCGCGGCTACCACATGTACTGCCTGAGCCCCCCGATGGCCGAGCCCCCTGAAG GTAGCTGGAGCTGCCACCTGTGCCTGCGGCACCTGAGAGAAAAGGCCTCTGCTTACATCACCCTGACCTAG
- the DPF1 gene encoding zinc finger protein neuro-d4 isoform X3 translates to MATAVHKSIKCLGEDFYREAIEHCRSYNARLCAERSMRLPFLDSQTGVAQNNCYIWMEKTHRGPGLAPGQIYTYPARCWRKRRRLNILEDPRLRPCEFKIDCEPPLKKEGSLPEGPVLEALLCAETGDKKPELKEEELVLDCPKAPLGEFLHDLDPEDLEEDVPRRKNKAKSKAYGIGGLRKRQDAALLEDRDKPYVCDICGKRYKNRPGLSYHYTHTHLAEEEGEEGPERHTLPFHRKNNHKRGSKKTGCPEDLISCADCGRSGHPSCLQFTVNMTAAVRTYRWQCIECKSCSLCGTSENDDQLLFCDDCDRGYHMYCLSPPMAEPPEGSWSCHLCLRHLREKASAYITLT, encoded by the exons ATGGCCACAGCTGTGCACAAGTCTATCAAATG CCTGGGAGAGGATTTCTACCGAGAAGCCATTGAACACTGCCGTAGTTACAACGCCCGCCTGTGCGCCGAACGCAGCATGCGACTGCCGTTCCTAGACTCGCAGACAGGGGTCGCTCAGAACAACTGCTACATTTGGATGGAGAAGACCCACCGGGGCCCAG GCCTGGCCCCTGGTCAGATCTACACCTACCCAGCCCGCTGCTGGCGGAAGAGGCGGCGGCTGAACATCCTGGAGGATCCACGGCTGCGACCCTGTGAGTTCAAGATTG ATTGTGAGCCCCCCCTGAAGAAGGAGGGCTCCCTCCCTGAAGGTCCAGTCCTGGAGGCCCTGCTCTGTGCGGAGACCGGAGACAAGAAACCAGAGCTGAAGGAGGAAGAGCTGGTTTTAGACTGCCCG AAAGCTCCTCTTGGGGAATTCCTGCACGATTTGGACCCTGAGGACTTGGAGGAGGATGTACCCCGGCGAAAGAACAAGGCCAAGAGCAAG GCCTACGGGATTGGAGGGCTGCGGAAGAGGCAGGATGCCGCCTTGCTGGAGGACCGAGACAAACCTTATGTTTGCGACA TCTGTGGGAAACGCTACAAGAATCGCCCTGGACTAAGCTACCactacacgcacacacacttggCGGAGGAGGAAGGCGAGGAGGGGCCAGAGCGGCACACTCTGCCCTTCCATCGCAAGAACAACCACAAAC GCGGCTCCAAGAAGACCGGCTGCCCAGAGGACTTAATCTCCTGTGCCGATTGTGGAAGGTCAG GGCACCCATCCTGCCTGCAGTtcacagtgaacatgacagccgcCGTGCGGACATACCGCTGGCAGTGCATCGAGTGCAAAAGCTGCAGCCTCTGCGGCACCTCTGAAAATGAC GACCAGCTGCTCTTCTGTGATGATTGTGACCGCGGCTACCACATGTACTGCCTGAGCCCCCCGATGGCCGAGCCCCCTGAAG GTAGCTGGAGCTGCCACCTGTGCCTGCGGCACCTGAGAGAAAAGGCCTCTGCTTACATCACCCTGACCTAG